A single region of the Labrus bergylta chromosome 10, fLabBer1.1, whole genome shotgun sequence genome encodes:
- the chst3a gene encoding carbohydrate sulfotransferase 3a, which translates to MKTKYAIVFICIVALVIIEKESNILSRVSDKLIQRQIPQQTPQTPLDYNNTTHNGSLAMLKMLLSKLTGTTGNYSSLSEEEEEEELDGLSTYSYSAGRKHILLLASTRTGSSFVGEFFNQQGENMFYLFEPLWHVERMLTTASEANNGTVLAGIYRDVLQALFLCDFSPLEKFISPPPEDHITPALFRRESSISLCEEPVCSPVIKEVFERYHCKTRRCGPLNLTLASEYCLSKQHHAIKTVRVRLLDTLQPLVEDPRLDVRVIQLVRDPRAILASRMVAFSSKYQTWKTWAQDGQVPEDDEEVKRLKGNCDNIRVSAEVGLSRPRWLRRRYMLVRYEDIARFPMQKAEEMYRFTGIPFSPQAKEWILRNTQTTQEARGIYSTQKNSSEQAEKWRYNIPFTLAQVVQKVCGPTMKLFGYRFVDDEKTLTNKSISLLEEKLFH; encoded by the exons atGAAGACCAAATATGCAATTGTCTTCATCTGTATTGTGGCTCTGGTCATCATCGAGAAGGAAAGCAACATTCTATCAAG GGTCTCTGATAAACTGATCCAGAGGCAGATTCCTCAGCAGACCCCGCAGACTCCACTGGATTACAACAACACAACTCATAATGGCTCACTAGCGATGCTTAAAATGCTGCTCTCGAAACTCACTGGTACTACCGGGAATTACTCAAGTCTctctgaagaggaagaggaggaagagctagATGGTTTAAGCACGTACAGCTACAGCGCTGGCCGCAAGCACATATTACTCCTGGCCAGCACGCGAACAGGCTCCTCGTTTGTGGGGGAATTTTTCAACCAGCAAGGGGAGAACATGTTCTACTTGTTTGAGCCTTTGTGGCACGTCGAGCGCATGCTGACTACGGCTTCAGAGGCAAACAACGGGACAGTGTTGGCAGGAATTTACCGGGATGTACTCCAGGCACTCTTCTTGTGTGATTTCTCTCCTCTTGAGAAGTTCATCTCTCCTCCACCTGAGGACCACATCACCCCGGCTCTTTTCCGCAGAGAGTCCAGTATATCGCTCTGTGAAGAACCCGTCTGCAGTCCTGTAATCAAAGAGGTTTTTGAGAG GTACCACTGTAAGACTCGTCGCTGTGGGCCCCTGAACTTGACCCTTGCATCCGAGTACTGCCTTTCCAAGCAACACCACGCCATAAAGACAGTCCGTGTGCGACTGCTGGACACGTTACAGCCTCTGGTGGAGGATCCTCGCCTGGACGTAAGGGTGATCCAGTTAGTCCGAGATCCACGGGCCATCTTAGCGTCTCGCATGGTGGCTTTCTCTTCCAAGTACCAGACTTGGAAGACCTGGGCGCAGGACGGCCAGGTGCCTGAGGATGACGAGGAGGTGAAGAGGCTCAAAGGAAACTGCGACAACatcagagtttctgcagaaGTGGGACTGAGTCGACCTCGCTGGCTAAGGAGACGCTACATGTTGGTGCGTTATGAGGATATTGCCCGCTTCCCCATGCAGAAGGCAGAGGAGATGTACAGGTTCACAGGGATACCATTTAGTCCCCAAGCTAAGGAGTGGATTCTTAGGAACACCCAGACCACACAGGAAGCAAGGGGGATTTACTCCACCCAGAAGAACTCCTCTGAGCAGGCGGAGAAATGGAGATATAACATTCCCTTTACACTGGCACAGGTGGTGCAGAAGGTGTGCGGGCCCACCATGAAGCTGTTTGGGTACAGATTTGTGGATGATGAAAAGACACTGACCAATAAATCCATCAGTTTGCTTGAGGAGAAACTTTTTCATTGA